The DNA sequence ACATTTACAAGCATTATGCACGATCGGTGGATACGCGAATGTGTGCAGCAATCTCTTTTTTATTTCGAGCAGATATAGGAAATCTTTGTTTAAAGAAAATGATTCTACTAATCTTATTCTACTTACTCATACAATAGATAAACTAGGAGCGAACTTAAACTTATCGAAGATAAGATAAGACAAACCATGACGTGTCAATATACTCGGCATTATAGGAAGTTATATGAAAGAATCTCAAACATGGCtgcattttaataaattatgttATTGCATTATATTAAAACAGTTTCATTGAAATTGTATCAAAATGAGCAGTTTCTTCATTTCATTAATGATCATAACTTATTTGTGGTTTCAAATGACGATACAAGTCTTATTTTAGCGCTGTTAAGATTTTACAGCCCTATTTTTTTATAAGTATTCTATAACTGTTATTTTGAAgtaaattttaaagaaaaatttacaatatgATTTTTACGCATTTTTGATTTTGCACAAATATTCGAGTTATTTATAGTAGGGAAATATAAAACACCATGTATTGTAAACACAATTTTTTGTACAAAAGAATAGTCAATGCATAGATAGATTTTTGCCAAAAGTCTTTAATGAGTATAGTTTAATTCGGCATGAAACGTCTCATATGCAAACAGCACCAGTACTTACGTTTCTTCACCACTTTGGATGAATTTGATGGAAAGACCACTGTTGATACGTATTATTGACATCACATGGCATTAGTGATAACTGTTGAGTTTGAGGATGAAGTGCCATGCATTTCTTGTGCACTCTGTGTAAAAGCGTCTTCGTTTTCTGCAAAAGTAATAtatcatttataataaaataaaaaattgggcaataaaatggtaatatatttattgacattTACCTCATCGTATTGCCATGGACCATCTACAGTCCCTAAGCGGCAAAATACGAATTTCACTCCTTGACTATCAGCAGATATGCATCGTTCTCCGACACCTAATTGACCTTTTGCGTTTAATCTAATTAACTGAAAAATGAAACTATATAAATCATAATTCATAAATAAAGAATTTTGCTTAAAAAgagatataaaaaataaaaaattacctgaTTATTACCAAATCCATGACAATCAGTAGTAGCCATTAAACTAGGAGGCGAATGACTCATTGTATCCAAACACATTCCTGTCGCTATGTTTCGCAactaagattaaaaaaaaaataaaaaaaaaaaaagaattcagTGACATGTAGAAATACACACAAACATAGAAAATTATAGGTGATGGATATTGCTATTATTACCTCTCCCCAGTGAATATTAGGTGGTAATTCGGGAAATTTATCGAAAACATCATAAGCAACATTTTCCATATACCATTGAAAATTTTTACACCTTTTCCTCCTTTTAAATTCTAACTGCTCTGATATATCGCCATGATCAAGTAATTGCGCTAGTGGTTCCCTTGTATAAAAGAATTCTTTATGTTTATCATCAAACCAAGTTTCAACCACTCTTTTATAATTCTAGAAAgaattaacaatttttataaatttatattaaatcatatgttattttatatccttcaaattaatttataccCATAAAAATGTTTTACTTACTATGGTTATCAGCGGTCCCTTTTTCTTTTGAGCCAATTTTCCAAATGTATAAGGCATAAACCCTCTATACACATGACCAACGTGCGAACATGGTACCCAAAGAATACTTCCCCCACACTGCCATATTTTAAATGATAACTCAAAGTTTTCTCCACCCCACACAAGTAATCCGTCATCGTATCCACCCAACGACAAAAAGTATTCACGATTTATCGCAAATAAACCACCAGCGTGAGTAGGAGACCTGAAATGAGTTATTCCTAATATATGAATGTAAAATAACTTCGTTCTACACGTctaagaatattttttaaaatgtgAGTTACTTGTATGGCATGCTGTTATAAGGTCGAGATTTTTTCTCCCGTGCAGGAAGTTCATTTTCTTTATACAACATTCCCCATTCAAAAATACCTCTATATAAATGTCCTTCTTGATACACAGGTCGATACTCAAAAGTCTTATGATCAATACCATCGATAATAGGAACTGTCATCACAGTTCTAGatatatttaaaagattttaataaattaacttTCGGATGAATAAGAGAGaatttattatttgataaaaaattacctATCAACAGCTATTGGAGCTAAAAGAGGTGGTAACCAGTTAACATTAACTTCACAATGTGCATCCAAAAACACTATAACTTCACCCTTAGCTTCACGTGCACCACGTGATCTTGTTCTTATTAAACCTTCTCTTTTATcatttcttattaattttacttTACCTTCCCATCGTTCTATATATGAATCTAAATCTCCTTTTAAATTATCTATAAAAATACATACTTGTTATTACTTTTAGTTTGATACTCTTACCATATTACTGCTATTCACCTTTATCAGAAAAGTCATCTACAAGTAAAATTTCTTCCAAAAATTGCGGGGGAGTACGATTTATCACACTATGAACAGTTCTCAGTAATACAGACCAACCTTCATTATGAAATACTATAATTACACTAGTTCGGGGGAGTACTTCTGGATAATTCCAGTGTTTACATCTGTAAACAGAATAAGTGAAAATCTAGTTTAAATAGTActgttataaaatttttaattgtagCAATATTGATTTACTCAGGCATTCTTGTATCAAGGATCGATCtatctaatgaaatttcatccGAGCACACCATATTCATGCCGTAATCTATTTCTGATTGTTGCACATCATTCTGTTGATCATCCCTAAGGATATAAGGTTTACCTCCTTCTCCAGGTCCACTTCTAATTGATACATGTTTGAGCTCAAAATTACCAAGCTCTTTTGATAGAACTGGTACCTATATAATAGTAGTtcatataaaatacatttataaaaatgtataaaagtataaaaaatattttatcttttactttaaaagaaTTTCTTCCTTTAGTTCCTTTTTTAAATGTAATTATTGTTTTGAATGTATCTTTATCATACTATGCTAAGTGCAATATACTATAGGTGACATACTTTTATTATTAGTCATTTATATGAGAAAGTTTCaatgaataaattattacaGTTCATTTTTGTAATTTAGCTTAAGACAAAATTACTTTTAATAGGATGTTGATACttttatgtttaaaaaattatgtttatatattataagaataGTTAGACACAAGACATTATAGTTACCTGTTTAACCTTTAGACTATCTGACCAATATTCCTTTAAATTGTTAATAGGCTTGTCAGAAAAAAAGtttataacaatatacaatgTGTAAAGCAAAAATATGCTACAGATAATAATACTGAAAAGACGATTTCGCCTGAGCTGTACAATTCTCATTTTGTTTAAGATAAACACacctgaaataaaaatttggcaataacatttttataatttataacattataataggAGAATTTATCTCATTATATATTGAGAAatctacataaatataaaataaaaaataatctttgGATACATGACAAAAATAACTGATAAAGAGGAGAAAACGAAGTACGCAATGTAAATagctgaaaataattaaaaaattaaaacttaaaatAGTGTTATTGCTTCAATACTTATTTAATCACTATACaatcaaaatatttattaaaatattgtaataaagagttaaaaagaaaatatctttaattacctcaattaaaaatacataaacaTATGAAATAGAATATGTATATTTCAGTAAATTAATCTTTTGAACATATTAcaatgatattaaaaattatatcataataaACCGAATCATTATTCAAAGAATCTGAAGCTACGTTGCTTCACACCACAGCCAACGTGTCTTTTGCACACACTTAAGTACCTacttacatacatatgtacggGAAGAgtgtatataaatacatatgtacttaCATGCTTTTATCTTCTACTTTCGCATAAACCAATATGCGTTCGACATTTCTAAATTTCAATCAAAAAATTGATTAAAACATCGCTATCTGGCGTTCATTGGTATTGTACGAATTTGACGGAAACATTGTACGCTATTcgaaaaaaaattttttctcTGAAAACCACATACTATTTTTTCATTatacaaattaataaatttataaatatcatcTTGTTAATCAAAGAAATGCAAATCCTATAATATTTACATAgtttatattacattacattatcGAGAAATATATAGCATCTATTAAAGTTTTATTACATAAATATCGTAAAATTGCATACGATGAATGCTTGACACATCGTTatgataatttaaataatatataatacagttacatataaaattttattactaaAATAAGATTAAACGAATATAATCAATTCAGTAAGCgtttagaaagaagaaatatttttcatgcaATAATACTGCGTTAATTGTCTAAAATTTGGTTTTGTTATCCCTGTTAATTCTTTCAACTTAGATATGGAATGACAGtgtagaagaaaacaaaaatgTATTGGATATTTGTATCTCGGTAGCACTTTCAACTGGGAAGAAATAGTACCTACAACTAATTACTTAAATAAGTACCTAAGATTTTTTAAACAAACATATAAATACCTCCCTCGATATACTTACTCGAATAAAATTTCTACTTTTTAGAAAATCATAAAGAATTACTATATATCAATTTAAAATCTTTTGATATATGTACTTATAATAATCATTGTAATATTTTACACTTTTTCATTATAACTATGATTTCAATTAAActagtattaaatattttcattcaattGCATATTTCGTATCAAATGAATAGTGTcagaatttttatgaaactaaTACAACTATACGAGTCATACGACTGAATGGAGATCGTTAGGAAAAATAAAATACgctttcttttcaatattttcttttctttatttctaaaaattttataaatatcattAATATGTTATGACGACCAATCAGAAGACTGAACAGCTTCGAACCGGCGCAGTATATCTGCATCATGCTTGTTAAGTGTCGGTTGGTCTCGATAGATGTGGATTTTGTTTATTTTCAGAATTCGTGGTTCTATCTTGGACTAAATGATGGCATCACTGTAATTTTAATTGTCGCCTATAACTCGAATGGTCTTTATTGGAATTGTACATATAAGAATAAAATTGAaagtgaaaaatgaaaaaagttgGGACAACTGCATTTTCACAATGAAGATATTTGattcatataaaataaatctGATTTGATTGACAAAAGTCTAAAGTTTCTCTTTTGAGCATGACTTGTTTGTAGAAATTATCTATTAAAGAGCTTCTTTACTGAAAATTTTGAGGTTACTTAAAAACACAAATGGTGAGAGGATAAATTTTCTTAATCATATACATTcgttatcgttgattatttgAGTAAAACAAACAAGCTAGGATTCTGTGCGCGATAATACGCTGAAGTGGAAGGGGTAAACAAATAGCTATATAAGGATGTCTCATATCCTCATCCATATATAAATTGACGACATTTAGTTTCTTCGCAAGTTTTGTAATTTAGTAAATAAATATCGTTGCATTAGATTTTATCGCgtgtgtaatatttttaattatattatttctcttCGTATTTATCAGCATTATTTATATATGCGATAATACTTACAGTTGAAATTCAGTCACTTTGAAGtttttctataaattattttatttttaagtaaCAATGTTATTGTGCAATTAAGGCTTCTTTTGACACAGAATTAAATTCTATTCTGTTTTATTCTACAATATACATTCTTCTAAAATTAACTTATTTTTTATCCATTTTCTtgtattaaatgtataaaattgaTCCTGACAGTCTGACTCTGTGATCTGCAAAAATTTACACTCTGCTGTTAAACAATTAGCAGACAGTGAAATCGAGTTAATAAAAGCTATAGAAAATTCAGAAAAGATAAATaacagaaatattaaaaatactatGTCTATGACAGATAAGAAAAGTGCCAAAAAGTCtgcaaaaatgtttaatgtaagtataaatttatgaaaaaataacaATTGCTACTAATTGTGTAATTTAATCAGGTTCGTCCATCTGCTGCTTTAATAGCAGCTAAACATGAAGCAACACAACGTGTATTACAAGGAAAGAAATCTAACAATGTTTTTGTACATGATATATATCAAAAAGCTATTGATGCATATAATATAACAAGGAAGGAAACTGGCATTGTGTTTGATCGTTCTATGGCAGAACATAAATGTCTTTGGGATCCAAGTTATCCAGAATGTCCTGCTAGATTGACAAGAGTTATACAGAGATGTGAGGAGTTAGGTTTAATAAATAGATGTAAATTGGTTACACCAAGACAAGCCTCAGAGGATGAAATACTAATGAAGCACAGCCAAGAACAGATAGATATTTTGAAGGCTACTGATGAATGTACAGATGTAGATAGTTTAGAATTATTATCATCAACATATGATGCCATTTATATACATCCTGTATGTACTTATTTTAAATATAGTATCAAAATTGTTAGAtttaaatattgatttatttaaaattgttctAGTCTACCTATCAATTGTCTTTGTTAGCTGTGGGTTCAACAATAAATTTAGTGGAAAGCATTTGCAAAGAAGAAATTCAGAATGGTATGGCTATTATAAGGTAATGTAGTAATGCTTGATTGatacataaatgaataaataataataatataattgaaaattatatttttttatttcttaaaatatttcagGCCACCAGGACATCATGCAATGAAATCAGAATATTGTGGATATTGTTTCTTCAATAATGTTGCAATTGCTGCTGAAAAAGTTTTAAGTAGCAATTTAGCTAGTAAAATTTTGATTGTTGATTGGGATATACACCATGGACAAGCTACTCAGCAAATGTTCTATAATGATCCACGGTATGTAAATAGTTTCGAACTTTCTCTAAAtgtttttgaataatttttgtattactTGGAAATTCTGTACAgagtaatttatttttcaattcacCGTTATGAAAATGGTGAATTTTGGCCAAATCTTAGAGAATCTAATTTCCATTTTGTTGGAGATGGTTTAGGAGAAGGATATAATTTTAATGTGCCACTTAATAAAACTGGCATGACCAATGCTGATTATTTAGCCATATTTCAACAAGTTTTATTGCCAATGGCCTATGAGGTAGTATATTATTGCAATTTATAATAATccaaataatgtaatattaatgcaaaaatattgtatgaaatatcaatataattttcaatgtgatttatataaaataagcCAATTTTAATTATTCTAGTTTCAACCTGATCTCATAATAGTATCAGCTGGATATGATGCAGCCTTGGGCTGTCCTGaggtaaaataataaatattacttgttaacttttttttttatcttagtTTAATCCAGATCTTGTGATTGTCTCAGCTGGATTTGATTCCGCAATTGGAAATGAAAAGGttgatatatataataaatttaatgttGTTATATATATCAATAAACTATAGATAATAATTTCAACGTTTTCATTTTATGATATCCAGGGTGAAATGTTGCTAACACCTGCGTGTTATGCTCATTTACTATCATCATTATTGAGTTTAGCCGCTGGGAAAGTTGCTGTTATATTGGaggtataaaatatattttcattttgttGCTAAAGTTTTATTGTATACTTATAGCTTTTAAATATGCTTTCATTATATTCCTCGTTACAGGGTGGTTATTGTTTAAAATCATTAGCAGAAAGTGCAGCATTAACACTACGTACTTTGTTAGGTGATCCATGTCCTATGTTAGAAACTCTTACATTACCTTCAATAAGGTAAACCTGAGAATTCGTAGTATGACATATGCAATTCATTAATTACGTTTATATTTAACATGATTTTAGTGTACGTGATACcattttaaatacaatttatgcaCATAAACCATATTGGAAATGCTATCAATACCAAGATACATACAGTATTAATAGTACAACAAATAATAAAGAAGGAAGTACTAATCAATATTTACCTGTAGTTACATTCAAGTAAgaaatcaaattaattttaacaagaattttattgtatttaattattatataaaaataccatttatatatttattttagagGAACTGATATTAAGCCTGAAGTGTACGAGACTCGAAATTGTTATCCAACTCAAAATAAAGAAGTTATCGAAATGATAGAAAAGCAgttaaatacattaatacaGTGTAAATATCAGGTTTAAtagttaataataattaatcctATATATAACaacaaattatataaatttaattttttctttagtTACTAACTTATCTAAAGCACCTAACAAAGTGTGCATTGTTTATGATGATAGAATGTTAAAACATTGTGATATGTTTAATGATAATCATCCAGAAAAACCACAtcgtattaatattatttataaaaaatatcaagAGTACAATTTACTTGATCGGTGTTATGTGCAACAGGTATGTTTATGTATTCACTTTGCATTATTAAATctcttttattaatattaaaatttttattcgaaatattatattttgttcgtTGATTATTTTAAAGGGACGAAGTGCAACAAGAGAAGAATTAATATTAGTTCATTCAAAAGAATATATAGATTCAATAAAAGACACAGAAAACTTAAAACCAAAAGAGCTAAAAAAGCAGGCAGAAACATATAATTCAGTTTATTTGCATCCTGAAACGTGGACAAGTGCTTGTATATCAACTGGATCATTATTACAAGTAGTTGATAGCGTATTAAATGGAGAAAGTCAATCCGGTATTGCTATTGTTAGGCCTCCAGGGCATCATGCTGGAGAGAATATAGCATGtggtttttgtatttttaacaatattGCTATAGCAGCTAAATATGCGGTAGAATTCCATCATGTAAAAAGGTATTATAATCGATTTTCTTTTAACCGTTTGAGTCGAGTCCCAGAGATCTTTGAAAAAACAGAGCCGAAAAATTCCGAACAGCACGATAGCGTTTGTCTTAATCGATTGCGAAGAGAAACAAGCGGTGTAATagcgctcgtcatatttgttattttatgaaatacacttatattattatatttgtgtattattagtttataaatacttcaagttttgttcaataaaaattattgagaagataacaatgaaatacaaaataccgtCAATCGTCCGTAGCGTTCAAATATACTGGGACTTTCcgacacaaaatctaaacagcgcgatcgcgctgcttgGGACTCAAACAGTTAATAATGTACAATCTTAgtacaattaatttaataatataattttcagaGTATTGATAGTAGATTGGGATGTACATCATGGTAATGGAACTCAATCCGTCTTTGAGGAAGACCC is a window from the Bombus affinis isolate iyBomAffi1 chromosome 9, iyBomAffi1.2, whole genome shotgun sequence genome containing:
- the LOC126920154 gene encoding N-acetylgalactosaminyltransferase 7, which codes for MRIVQLRRNRLFSIIICSIFLLYTLYIVINFFSDKPINNLKEYWSDSLKVKQVPVLSKELGNFELKHVSIRSGPGEGGKPYILRDDQQNDVQQSEIDYGMNMVCSDEISLDRSILDTRMPECKHWNYPEVLPRTSVIIVFHNEGWSVLLRTVHSVINRTPPQFLEEILLVDDFSDKDNLKGDLDSYIERWEGKVKLIRNDKREGLIRTRSRGAREAKGEVIVFLDAHCEVNVNWLPPLLAPIAVDRTVMTVPIIDGIDHKTFEYRPVYQEGHLYRGIFEWGMLYKENELPAREKKSRPYNSMPYKSPTHAGGLFAINREYFLSLGGYDDGLLVWGGENFELSFKIWQCGGSILWVPCSHVGHVYRGFMPYTFGKLAQKKKGPLITINYKRVVETWFDDKHKEFFYTREPLAQLLDHGDISEQLEFKRRKRCKNFQWYMENVAYDVFDKFPELPPNIHWGELRNIATGMCLDTMSHSPPSLMATTDCHGFGNNQLIRLNAKGQLGVGERCISADSQGVKFVFCRLGTVDGPWQYDEKTKTLLHRVHKKCMALHPQTQQLSLMPCDVNNTYQQWSFHQIHPKW
- the LOC126920142 gene encoding histone deacetylase 6; the protein is MSDSVICKNLHSAVKQLADSEIELIKAIENSEKINNRNIKNTMSMTDKKSAKKSAKMFNVRPSAALIAAKHEATQRVLQGKKSNNVFVHDIYQKAIDAYNITRKETGIVFDRSMAEHKCLWDPSYPECPARLTRVIQRCEELGLINRCKLVTPRQASEDEILMKHSQEQIDILKATDECTDVDSLELLSSTYDAIYIHPSTYQLSLLAVGSTINLVESICKEEIQNGMAIIRPPGHHAMKSEYCGYCFFNNVAIAAEKVLSSNLASKILIVDWDIHHGQATQQMFYNDPRVIYFSIHRYENGEFWPNLRESNFHFVGDGLGEGYNFNVPLNKTGMTNADYLAIFQQVLLPMAYEFQPDLIIVSAGYDAALGCPEGEMLLTPACYAHLLSSLLSLAAGKVAVILEGGYCLKSLAESAALTLRTLLGDPCPMLETLTLPSISVRDTILNTIYAHKPYWKCYQYQDTYSINSTTNNKEGSTNQYLPVVTFKGTDIKPEVYETRNCYPTQNKEVIEMIEKQLNTLIQFTNLSKAPNKVCIVYDDRMLKHCDMFNDNHPEKPHRINIIYKKYQEYNLLDRCYVQQGRSATREELILVHSKEYIDSIKDTENLKPKELKKQAETYNSVYLHPETWTSACISTGSLLQVVDSVLNGESQSGIAIVRPPGHHAGENIACGFCIFNNIAIAAKYAVEFHHVKRVLIVDWDVHHGNGTQSVFEEDPKVLYMSVHRYDNGNFFPNSKRANYSYVGSLSGEGFTVNIPWNKKGMGDAEYIAAFQQIIMPIAYQFNPELVLVSAGFDACIGDPLGGCFVTPEMYGHLTHWLSSLANGRIILSLEGGYNINSIAHAMAICTKSLLGDPLPILENGQTPCASAIHTINNVIKTQKQYWTHLVFNLSLPKERVLPKPKVPHIKTNERVINSEKILKHSESKIALEEIETEKMQTRQKNLTTWKLINKMASQEDCEKLQEFLKSVHERRTHTTINTSYNDEGSKYTKKCMNQDEEEGHSDENITNFAAGSSGEQGERASAQMTGNKSLHDYLLENSQALVDGDMFAVIPLRECPHLDSVKDVPVSGIDIYSPCIECESNVENWICLQCYTVHCARSINQHGLIHAEEMEHPLALSFSDLSVWCYKCEAYIDNLRLFAARNAAHQSKFNEELPWTYEI